The Sciurus carolinensis chromosome 5, mSciCar1.2, whole genome shotgun sequence genome segment aataatttattttatattttgttaaaaaccaGAAGAGTTTGAAGTTTCccaacacaaataaatgatacATGTTAAAGGAAATGGAGGTGCTAATTACCCTGACTCGATCCTTActcattgtatacatgtatcaaattaccACACTATatcctataaatatattttatgtgtctATTAAACACAATGTAACACAATGTTTGTGTTACATTGTGTTTTTAACAcaattttatgtgttaattaaatttatataaaagagAATGTATAGAGATAAGCCAAAAGTCTTTAGTACCTATCGATTCTCCCTAAGACAAACTGAGGAAGCAAGACATTGCTTTCTGACTCAAGGGACCCATGCCAATGTATGTTTGTAATGGAGAAACAATTCCCAACAAACATTTTATCTTTGAACATTAACAATGCAAAATACCTTCAATTTTATGCAGTTCAACATCCCACACTCCTAGCAGGATTCGAGAGGTCATTGTTTCTGGTCACCAGTATAGACTTGAGTTCCTACAGCAACAAGGAGCTCTGCCTCACTGAGTAACCTTCTAtgtctcagtctccccatctATACAATAGCAGtaataacaaaataaaccttATAGGCTTGCTGAGAGCATTAAACTCATATGACTTGATGTGGATGAGCTTAATAAATTAAGCTCAAATTTATTAACCCAAATCAACTTTCTCAAGATCTGGGCATTCAGTATTTTAGGAAGTTGCCAAAGTGCTCCTCAGTATTGAAACCCATGTCCAGCATAATATGGCCCAGGGCTTCCCTGATTTGGTTTATTCACATTCtctgttttcattcattctcattCCATCTTCACAGTGCTTAGTATGCCCAGAGTCTACTACtgaatacatctttttttttttataaattgctttgttggtaatcaaatttttattttaaatgggcaCTTTTTAATTCCATTATAAATCCATATGCATATGTTCATGGgctaagtataaaataaatgcataagtTATAAGCACATAAAAGAAGCTGGGTTTGAAATTACTTCAGAATAAAGAGTtcaaaggggaagagagagggaggaagggacaagGCTTCTCAGAGAAACCGCTGATTCCAGTGAGGGCAGGGAAGTTACCTAGGGAGGCTAAACTACCACTGTGCTGGGCCAGGAGGTGAGGAACTAGTCCCAAACCAAAGGAACATCTCAAAAGTTCGCAAGAGCCAGCTCAGAGAAGCCTTGACCAAGACTAGGAATATTTGAGCACCAAAATAAAGGTTGATACTAATGGATTATAATCTaccaaataaaacagaatttcatGAGCCCATTctgatgtaaataaataaataatagggaCAGCTCTTCCTTCCAGTAAATGGCAATAATAAATGGAGAAGGAATGATGGAGTCATAAAAATCCTTTGGCAACCACCACTGTCATTAATGGATTCAGGCAAAAATCATCAATGAAGGTTAAAACAGTGGGCAAAAGTTGGATGAGGAACAAGATATTCACATAATCTCAAAAGAATTTCCCACAAATTACTTATTAAACTCAAAGGGGGCAAGAGTAGCTGATGGTGAAGGAGCCCGCCTTACCCAGGGGGTCAAGGTCAGCATCTCTAACCCTAGAATGGACTTGTGTCATATACTGCCATAAGGAGGTCCCACAACACATCATAAACATGCTCAGCCTAACCCTAATCTCAAGGAAGCATCAGACAGCCTCTGCTAGAGAAACGTTCTGCACATTCCATGAGGATGGGCATGAGGGCTGAGAAAACCGGGCTCTGCTCCAATTACAGGCCACTGCAAAGATGGACGACCAAGCACAGTGTGATCCTGACAGACTGGTGGGACAACTACAGAGGATAGAGTTGGGATAGCTGGAAAAATATGAACATGGACCTTGTCTCACATAATAATAGTATTGTGTCAATGTGAAATTTTCTGGTTTGGTGACTGTACTGTGTCCTCTAAGACATTGTCCTTGTTCTTAGAAAACACACTAAAATATTTAGGGACAAGGAGGCACAGTGTCTGCAATTTACTCTCCAATGTTCAGGGCaagtgtgtgagtgagtgagtgcgtgtgtgtgtgtgtgtttgcgtgtaaagagaagatggagaaagagaacaaaaggagagggaagaaggaagtggagagggaaaggaagaaagtaaatgagagaaagagatagagtcAGAGACCCTGAGCAGATGGCAaagcaaaagcaataaaaatgtacCCATTGGCAGGTCTTGATCAAGGGTACATGAGAGTTCTCTGCCATTCTCATAACTTTTATAAGTCTgaagttatttcaaaatacaattttttgaGTGAACAGTGTTTGTGCTGACCCAGATGCTTGTTTTAAGTAACACTAAAAAAGTGAAGAGAGTATGACTGATAGCCCTACACTTCTATAAAGGGTCTGCCCTGCCCCACAGCCTATCCCCATCTGGAAACTGGAACCAGATAAACTGGGTTTCAGGCTGTGGAGGGATGGAGGGGGCTCACTAAGACAAGGCATGTTTCAGGAGTAAGGTCCGGCTGCAGTAGGTGGCTGCTTCCTTCTGGTCCCAAGAGTGGAAGCCCTCCCACTCTTACTGTGTGGGTGATATCATTGTgtacttcaattaaaaaaaaaaaaaaaaagcgaatcCAAGAAATGGACAGGAGGTAAATCAGCAACTTGTGCAGACTCCTCATGCTTCAgtttagtataatttttattttgaagctgaTTATAGGGAAGGGGCATAATATTATGTTCAGGATTTGGCAGCACCAAAGGTCCTTAGGTCCCTGCCTGAAAATCCCCATCTTCCTCACCTCCCTGGGGACACCCTGAGAACCCTTCCTATGGCAGAATGCAAGCCCCACCTTGCCTGCCTTGGCATCTACAGCTGTGGGCAAATCATTCTCTCTGCCCCGTCTGGGTTTCTCCATTTGCAAGAGAGGGATTAACACCTCACTCATGGAGCTGCAACTGATGATAAACGAACTTGCTCACCCCATGGTTCTTTCAATTTCCTGACTAGGCACAAGAAAAGATTGGAAAATCTAGCTGCTGCCGATCTTTCATGAATGTCAAGTCTGAGAATCTCTGTTTGAGGAGAAATACAAGTGAATATTGAATCACTTTGGTTTGGTAAGGAGGGCGAGGCCTGGAGTCAGGGGCGCCAGACTTTGTTCTCTCCCTCCACCACTTGCAAATCCAGCTCGTTGTCAGCTTTGTCATCtacaaaagaggtaaaaatgtTCCTCCAagaggggtggggttgtggctcagtggtagagtgcttgcctagcatgtgtgaggcactgggttcaattctcagcaccacaaataaataaatgaataaaataaaggtccatcaacaactaaaaatattttttttaaaaaaatggcccTCTAAGGGTTGTTTGTGAAGATCAATGATCAACATTACTTCATTCACCTGCTTTGTGGAAGGGCATGGGCTGCACCCACTGCTCTTGCACACAGTCACCCCGTCAGTGGACAACATCCAGGGAGGATGTCGGGTTCTAGGAGCCCTTCCAAACAGCTACCCCTGGGCCTAGGAGGaggaattcaaaataaaaagttatactATATAGTGAGAGAATCCAGAGGTTCAGAGTGTTCTTTCATGACAGCCTGTtgcttatttaaaacattaaaattgttcTAACCCTGTTTCTCTGCAGGCGCTTGGGTGACTGACAGGAAAGAGGGGCTCTGGGTCTTCCTTCCAGGCAGCTTGGCTTCAGCCTTAATGGTGGGGAGGCTGTCAGTGCCTTCAGCAGGTGACTTCATTCAGGAAAGCTTCCCAGCTCTTTTCTGTCACTTGCTGGTTACTCTGAGGGCAGTCATTAGCCCTATGCCCAACAGCCCAGCCCCACCCAAGACAGTCACTTTCCAGGGCTCAGAAGGGGCTGGGCAAATGTCTTGGCATGTGTGGGGATACCTGGAAACTATCTCCTGATTTGGGACAGGTTTCTCCTTGCTTCAACTGAGGATGAACCAGCCCCCAGTGATTTAACCAATGTTAAATCACTGGCAGCTCTGTGCCATCTGCATTACTTGGGACTGGCAATCGCTGTGAGGTCTCCACTGGTGGAAACCTAGAGACTGTGGAACAAAACACCATTTACCCCCAAATCGTTTGAGAGGTAGTTGCTGGTCTGATGGATGACCTTTAACCCCCAACATCCCCCCCAAGGGTATACTTCCTAGGATCAAGGACTTTCTCTTACATGATGCAGTACAGTTGCTAAATTCAGGAAGTTTACAGTAACTTGCAGAATAAAATATCAGGCCTAGTATAATTTACaagaatttattatatattttaaaataaagaggattcAAAATGtctccaacacaaagaaatggtgAATGTTTGCAgtgatggaaatgctaattaccctgattttattattgcacatgtatacacacatggaaATATCATCAtgtcccataaatatgtacattatgagtcgattaaaaataaaaaatacacagttCACATTCAAATGCCAAGTTTTTCTATAATGAGGGTGTCTGCCAATAATGCCTTTAATCcttgtcttttttccccctcatctaGAATAGCCTTTTGGAGTTTTTTAAAACGTTGACATTTTTGAAGACTGcaactcagattttttttaataaagggctttttaaaaatagaaatagtatcATATTGTATGcagtttcacacacacacacacatacacacatacacaattttgTGAGTTTTTCTGCATCAGTAAATAAAGGTCCTTCATGTTCTTTTTAAACTACATCtcagtatataaataaatacagcacTCAGTACTGTGTACCACACCACCTGCACCCCTAAATACAGTAGGTTGCTTCAATTTGAAAGTAAACACTTGTCttggggtcctgggttcaattcctgacatcttagaaagagggaaagggtaggaaggaaggaagggaaaggggatggagaggggaagagatggggagggaagggaagaagggaaggatcTGGTATATTCTTCTTTGTCAGTAATTGACAAGATTAGAAACCTAGACTTGCAATATAAGTAAATGTAGCAACATAACCATTCCAAGTGCAGCGTCAGCTTACAGGTCCCTTAACAGAAAGCACCCTTTTCCCAAATGGGAACATCCTtcacttttaattgttttttcccTCTATGGGTTAGCACACGCAGATCCTTTGTGGCCATGGTAGATGATTTAGCTCCAATTGCTGCCAAGAGTGCTCattatttcttcagctccaagAGTGCTCATTATTTCATGCTGCCGGCCATGCCTACGTTCAGTACCTTGTTAAACATTTTCTCCCGGAAGTGCTCGCTGCAGCTCTAGGCGGCGACCCGGAAGGGGAAGCGGGTGGGCGGTTGGGCCACGCACACCTAGGAACACGGCCGGGAATTGGGCTGTGTTGTCCTGCCTCAGGAAACAAAGTCACCTGTTGCAGGCCAAGCCTGGATTGCTGCTTTGAATGCAAGGAAAGACCGCAGAAGATTTCCAAAGAAGTCTTACTTAAAAATTGCATAAAGAACGCGAACCATATGGACTTCCGATGGATTTCTTGGAGGGAGAATGAACTGGCTTGAGTTTAAGAGGAAAGATAGGATGATGTCTGCCCAACCCGTAATTAACACCAAGGAGACCAAGTGGCAGAAGGTCTTATATGAGCGGCAGTCCTTCCCTGATAACTATGTGGACCCGCGGTTCCTGGAAGACCTCCGGAAAAACATCTATGCCCGGAAATACCAATACTGGGCTGTGGTATTTGAGTCCAGTGTGGTGATACAACAGCTGTGCAATGTCACTGTCTTTGTGGTCACCTGGTGGTACATGGATGAGGGCCTTCTGGCCCCCCACTGGCTTTTTGGAAGTGGCCTGGCATTTTCATTGATTGGTTACCTTTTATTCGATCTCATTGATGGAGGTGATGGGCGGAAGAAGAGTGGACGGACCTGGTGGGCTGACCTGAAGAGTGCCCTGGTCTTCATTACTTTTGCTTACGGTTTTTCACCAGTGCTGAAGACCCTGACAGAGTCCATTAGCACTGACACCGTCTATGCCATGTCAGTCTTCATGCTATTGGGCCACCTCATCTTCTTTGACTATGGAGCCAATGCTGCCATTGTATCCAGCACACTGTCCTTGAACATGGCCATCTTTGCTTCTGTCTGCCTGGCCTCCCGTCTTCCTCGGTCCCTGCATGCCTTCATCATGGTGACATTTGCCATCCAGATTTTTGCACTGTGGCCCATGTTACAGAAGAAACTGAAGGTGTATACTCCCCGCAGCTATGTGGGGGTCACAGTGCTTTATGCATTTTCAGTGTTTGTAGGCCTACTGTCCATTAGTGCTGTGGGAGCCATACTCTTTGCTCTTCTGCTGGTTTCCATCTCATTTCTCTGCCCTTTCTACCTCATTCGCCTacagctttttaaagaaaacattcatgGGCCTTGGGATGaagctgaaatcaaagaagactTATCCAGGTTCCTTAGCTAAGTTAGGGACTGCCATTACATTATTACGGCAAGCTGATAGACTGGCATCCTAACTAGCATAAAATCTGAAGGCAGACCCCGTTCTGGAAGCATCAGGCTGATGTGGATGAGAGAACAGAgatcagaagaaaaaattaaccaAAGACTTGGGTGGTGAAGATGTTTaccctttctgtcattttatgATGAAACGCTTTCTTGTGTTCTCTTGAATTATTGCCTCTCATCTGTTGTTCACATCAGATGAAGTGATGTGGTCTCCATTAAAAAAGTAACAACAGgcacaaaaaaaattttctcatCATTTCCTACATGATTTTATATGTCTTGGATGTGCATCCTGTGTTGTAGATGTTGCAGATCTATTCTCCCAGTCTATCTCTTATCTTTGCTCATAATGTATATTGTGGCTCAGAAACTTTAAACTTCTGTCAGAATCAAGTAcatccttcatttttcttctgttttgtcttctcttttctatGCGTTACTTTGGAATACCTTTCCTATGCTAAATGTATATACAAATTAATCATTTCTTACAATGCCTTTATAGgcttttttttacatttagatctttaatttgaaatttttttcatgattatcTGCAGTGCTTCAGATATATATAGGTTCTAGTAGTGTTTATTAAATTATACAGATGTGTCTTTCTGGACCTACTGATTGAATGAATGGGCTACTACTAGATTTCATTTGGGTTCATTGATATGTGGTCATCCCCTGGTATCCATGAGGGATTAGTTTCAGGAACTACCCCATGGATACTGAAATCTATAGATGCTCACTCAAGTCTATACATAAAATGGTATAACATTTGCATATGACCTATGTATATCCTCTGTCCTTTAAATCATCTTCAGATAACATCTAAGgtctaatacaatataaatgctgtGTGAATGGTTGTTACACTGTATGTtttgggaataatgacaagaaaataaagtCTGTACATATTCCAACACAGATGAAATTTCTCTCCCAAAATTTTATTAGTGCCTTTTACTTATACAGAATAAtggatttcattgtggcatattcgtACATGTGTATGACATACCTTGATCATATCCACTCCCCATTACCCTTCCTGACACTCTCCTGCCCCATCTTTGATAGTCTCCCTGCTACTTTCATGTCATCTTTTccccctgttatggtttggatgtgacatgtcccccagaagctcatgtgtgaaacaatgcaagaaggtttagagaagaaatgattggattataaaatatttaatccaatcagtgaattaattggGGATTAAttggtaactaaaggcaggtaggatgtggctggaggaggtgggtccctgggggcaggaccttggggtataaattttgtatctagtgagtggagtctctctctccacTGTCTGATCATCATCTGAGTTGCTtacctccaccacactcttctgccatgatgttcagcctcaccttgagtcctaaggaatggagccagcttcctatagaccaagacctctgaaaccctgagcccccaaataaacttttcttcctcttttgttctggttggttcttttagtcacagcagcaaaaaaaactgaaacaCCCTAGATTCAACATAAGAGGGAAagcatgcaatatttgtctttctgagtctggcttatttagtTTAACAGTTCTATCCATTCTCCTACAaattacatgatttcattcttatttatggacTGGAtattctccattgtgtatatatcccacatttttgttattcattcatctaccTGTGGAAACTTAGGCTCATCCCATgacttagctcttgtgaattgtgccaAGATAAACATGTATCTCTATGGTAATGCTGTCTTATTTaggtttatttctaggtattttaaaaactctattgtgaatggaattgtttttctgatttctttcaccattccttgaatattttcttacctgaggttggttgaatccacagatgggGAGACcatgtgctatagtttggatctggagggTCTCACAAAGGCCCACATGTTAAAGTCTTGGTTCTCATCTTGGCACTATTATAAGGTGGTCGAACCTTTCAGAGTTGGAGCCTAGAAGGAAGTCTTAGGTCATTGGAATGTGCCTTCAAAGGGAGTTGTGGGACATCATCAGTCTCTTCCTCGCCCTTCCTTCATCATGCAGTGAATGGCCTTCCTCTGCCCTatgttcctgccatgatgtgctgcctcaccataggcccaaaagcaatggggacaactgaccttgaactgaaacctccaaaactgtgagccacaatAAACCATTTCTCTTTCTAAGCTGATTATCTCATGTACTATGtatgttacagtaatggaaagctgaccaacacagagATATTGAGGATTGActgtatttgtctttttctcgGACCAATAACactttatcattatcattattgtcATACTTTGTGATTTAAGTGTCCTGTTGGTCTGTGCCGTCTCTCTAGCCTTCTTTCTCAAAGTGTCTTGACCCATTTGCCCTATCCTGCTGGATCATCTCTAATACTCATGCTAAGTATCAACAATAGGaattttcccccttcccctccctcagtCACAGTTTATCAATGGGTAACTGATGATTAGCATAATTCCACTTAATTACTGATGCCTGAGTTTACCTCTTCATATCCAGAGAAGACAGGGCAGCTCCTCCTATGTGGGAAGGGAAATGAACAACTTTCCAGAAGTCCTGAAGAGCAGCAAGTCCAGCAGAGAGAAATAGTGCTGAAACCCATGACATAGAATCTGTGTTTTGGGGGCAGCTTGGGCAAAAGGGATTTGCCTCAGGTTACCTACCTACCAGGGGACTCCAAGTCCCACAACAGGGCTTCTTCTGGTTCCTCCTACTTAAACCTCCCCAGAACCCTTTTGAGCCGGGTGTCTCCACCTCCCTGCCTTGGTTGACCCCTGGCAGGGGTCTCCAGGGGTGGGGTAGCCCTTGCTCATCACAGTGGCATTGACAGACTGCACTCTCATTAGGAAATCCACACTGTCCCACATTAAAAACAATACGAGTCAGATGCAGTGGCGTacaccttgtaatcccagtgattgggagactgaggcaagaagattgtgaattcaaggccagcctgggtaacttaatgaaccctgtcttaaaatgtaaaaaaactgAAAGGGGtttgggggtataactcagtggtagagggcttaaTATCTTCAAGaacccgggttcaattcccagtaccacttaCAAAAAAGCATTACTCACAATAGCAATAAAATTGATAGAGATCCTTgaataaatgtgataaaaatgtGTGTGAACTTTAATTGCAAAAAGTATAAACCTTTATAGGGAATAAAAGACCTACATAAATGGGGAGTATAGCATGTTTGATTATGCATATTGTAAATACAATTCTCATTGACACAATCTACAAATTATTTGCAATTCTAATTTAAATCCAATTTgttgctaggcatggtggcatttacctgtaatctcagtggctcaggaggctgaggcaggaagatcatgagttcaaagccagcctcagaaacttaatgagaccctctctctaaacaaaatattttttttaaaaagtgctgggggtatggctcagtggttaagacccctgggttcaatccccaccattgatctatttattttaaaaactcactgaACAATATTATACTTAGTGTAGGGATATGTACATAGATAgtcaatgaatgaacaaacacaaGCAAAGAATGTTACCTAGAATAAGTATATCAgttctaaaatcagaaaagaagaagaagggggggGGGTGTGATAAACATAAACAGGCAATTCACAGAAAAGAACCAGGAATGATCTTTTGAGTCGATGAAAAGATGTTCAAGCTcatttgaaactaaaaaaaaaaaaaaaaaaaatagaaaatcaaacaaaGAGAAACAATTTCACTATCCACCCATttaaaataaggttttttttaatgtgcatttctaaaATCTATTAACATCAATTGTTGTCAAGGGGACAGCTCTTACAAACTGCTGCTGGGGAAGTAAATCAACCTGATGGAAGATAGCAACTTCTAAATTCCCAGAGAAATCAGAGACTGCCCCACATCTGGATATTGATTCTCAGGAAGCCTTGGCAGGAATACCTGAGGGAATAGGTACAACATGTCAATGCATCATTCTTGGTAATAGCAAACAAGGGTAAACACCTGCCTACCAGCAGTAGAGAAGTTCAATGGAATACTATAGAGCagtttaaatgaacaaaataatagcTACACATTACCAACATCAAATAAATCTCAAGAGCATAGTGAGATAAAaaagcaaattgaaaaaaaagtgcACCATAAAAcactattctatttattttaaaaagtcactggactggggagatagctcagtcggtagagtgcttgcctctcaagcacaaggccctgagtttgatccccagcactgcaaaaacaaacaaacaaacaaaaaagccactAAATAATATTATACTTAGTGTAGGGATGTGTGCATAGATAGTCAATGCATGAAAATATGGCTGGGATTAATATATGTCAACTTTAGATTAGTTACCTCTCTGGGGAGAAGCGTATGAAAAGAAATTTGGGGAGGTTAATTCtttttatcacatttatttctttaaggaaaaagatCTGAAGTAAATATTGCTTAAAATCTTGATACCTGCAGAACTTGGGCAAAAGATACATGttgaaatattatcatttaacTCTGCTTCAGTTTAAGGAGGTTAATAAGAATTTACTCAGAAACGGGAATGGGGAGGGACTGAAATCTTTGAGAGAAGCAACTTGGTGGGAAGGATGGGAGCAGCTGGGGGTGGGCGATGGGAGGAGAATGGGGGAGGCCCGGAGAGCCTTGAGAAGGTCTAGAAACCTATCACCTCCCTGAGTCACGTTTCAGATTCCAAACTGTGGTTATCAAAAACAGGAGGGAGTTGCCTCCCTTTTAATGCAAATCACGATATTCTAAAGTGGGATCGTAACGCAcgactaatgaaaaaaaaaaacctactttgCTCTCTTAGTAAACTCAGAACGACCATTTACATTTTGCTctcttctttgcctcttttgTCATGGACTCATTTTGCACGGTGTGAAATGTCACATTCTAATATCCTAACAATAAAACATGT includes the following:
- the LOC124984372 gene encoding phosphatidylinositol N-acetylglucosaminyltransferase subunit C-like — translated: MSAQPVINTKETKWQKVLYERQSFPDNYVDPRFLEDLRKNIYARKYQYWAVVFESSVVIQQLCNVTVFVVTWWYMDEGLLAPHWLFGSGLAFSLIGYLLFDLIDGGDGRKKSGRTWWADLKSALVFITFAYGFSPVLKTLTESISTDTVYAMSVFMLLGHLIFFDYGANAAIVSSTLSLNMAIFASVCLASRLPRSLHAFIMVTFAIQIFALWPMLQKKLKVYTPRSYVGVTVLYAFSVFVGLLSISAVGAILFALLLVSISFLCPFYLIRLQLFKENIHGPWDEAEIKEDLSRFLS